One segment of Tenrec ecaudatus isolate mTenEca1 chromosome 1, mTenEca1.hap1, whole genome shotgun sequence DNA contains the following:
- the LOC142437069 gene encoding late cornified envelope protein 1E-like: MSCQQNQQQCQPPPKCPPKCPPKCPAPKCPPKCPPKCPQTSSCCGPSSGGCCGPSSGGCCGPSSGGCCSSGGGGCCLSHHRPHLFHHRRRRHQSPECGECEPSGGSGCCSGSGGCC, from the coding sequence ATGTCCTGCCAGCAGAACCAGCAGCAGTGCCAGCCCCCTCCCAAGTGCCCCCCCAAGTGTCCTCCCAAGTGCCCTGCCCCCAAGTGTCCCCCAAAGTGTCCCCCCAAGTGTCCTCAAACCTCTTCCTGCTGTGGGCCCAGCTCTGGGGGCTGCTGTGGTCCCAGCTCCGGGGGCTGTTGTGGGCCCAGCTCCGGGGGCTGCTgcagctctgggggtgggggctgctgccTGAGCCACCACAGACCACATCTCTtccaccaccgccgccgccggCACCAGAGCCCCGAGTGCGGTGAGTGCGAGCCCTCAGGGGGCTCCGGCTGCTGCTCCGGCTCTGGGGGCTGCTGCTGA